A window of Kyrpidia spormannii genomic DNA:
TCAAAGAACTTTTCCAGGTCCATGTCCACGCCCCATTCGTATCCTTCTTCCACATACTGCCTCGCCTTCTTGACCGCGTCGTGGGCCCTTCTTCCGGGGCGGAACCCGTAGCTGGCCTCCGAAAATTCCGGGTCAAAGATCGGCGTCAGCACTTGCAGGAGGGCCTGTTGGATCAGGCGGTCCATCACGGTGGGGATCCCCAGCATCCGCTGGCCTCCCCCGGGTTTCGGGATTTCGACCCGGCGCACGGGCTGCGGTCGGTAGGTCCCCGCGAGCAGTTCTTCCCGGATGCGCGGCCACTCGGCTCGGATCTGTTCCCGGAGGTTTTCCGTGGGAATGCCGTCCACGCCGGGGGCACCCTTGTTCTGCTCCACCCGCTTCAGGGCGGCCAGCATGTTATCCCTGGCCACCACCTTCTCCATCAGGCTATCACCTTGATCCCCGCGAGGTGAGGTTCCGCTTTGTGCCGGAGAAGGGCTCGGCTCTCCCACGATCCCCCGTGGCTTCACCACTTCCTCCCGTGGGCAGTCCCTGTTCAGGGTTTTCGGCTGTCTTCGTCCTTCTCGCGAACGCACCGGTCTCACCTCTGACTTGATGTTCGGGCCTTCCTCTCAGGTTCATGATCCCCGGAGTACTATGCCCTCTGCTGACTCCTGCCGGTTCAGCCGAACCTCTCGGTTCGGGTTGCCAGTTTCTCTGGCGTGTCCGGCAGGCCTCCCCGGGTAAGAACGCTGACCTTCCCCCCGCGCCCGCCTCATATACTCCACCGCTCCTTGGCAGCCTTGGATTTCGCTGTGTTGCGCCAGCTCATCCGAACGGCGCAGCCTCGTATGAGGTTCTTGTTCATCGGACCGTGGGTTTGCCTCCGGCTTCCTTCGGATTCCGCCTCGCAGCGGACACCCTTGCCTTTGGCTAGCAGACTCGTGCTGCCTCGCCTGCAGTGGACTTTCACCACCAAGTCAACGCCCATGCCGGGCACATCGAGTAGGAGGGGGCGGCTAGCCCCCGTCCTCTCACACCACCGGACATGCGGGTCCGCATCCGGCGGTTCACCAAGCTTGACGAAGCCTTCGGTAACGTTCGGTTAAACTCATCAGACCTTGAGCCTGCCAGTAGGTGTTGTCCAGGGCTCGATTCATCGGCCCATGGGCCATTCGCCACGGCCCTTTGCGGGCATTGGCGAATGGGTGTACCACCCACTCCGGCAACCCCAGTGCGCGCAGTTCACGGTATCGCGTCCGCACCCGTTTCCACTGTTTCCAGAGACACATCCGCAGCCTCCGCCGGATCCATCCTTCGATTTCTTCGAATGTGCTCGGCGTTTCGGCCAGGGCAAAGTATCCGATCCAGCCGCCCAAGTACGTATTCAGCCGTCGGATTCGTTCCTCCATGGCGATCGGTTGGTTCCTCGCCGTGAGGGCTCGGATCTTGGTCT
This region includes:
- a CDS encoding group II intron maturase-specific domain-containing protein produces the protein MKLPGATHPNIYVRSRRAGERVLASIRKFLQERLKLKLNEQKSTVDRPWKLKFLGFSMYKRKAGEIRIRLARQSIDRVKTKIRALTARNQPIAMEERIRRLNTYLGGWIGYFALAETPSTFEEIEGWIRRRLRMCLWKQWKRVRTRYRELRALGLPEWVVHPFANARKGPWRMAHGPMNRALDNTYWQAQGLMSLTERYRRLRQAW